One Gottschalkia purinilytica DNA segment encodes these proteins:
- the tsaB gene encoding tRNA (adenosine(37)-N6)-threonylcarbamoyltransferase complex dimerization subunit type 1 TsaB codes for MKVLAIDTSSTVATVAIMDDEKLIGEYTINDKMTHSQKLMPIIRDIMKASDLNIDEIDVFGVSKGPGSFTGLRIGIATIKSLAHSVEKDVVGISTLDALAFNIPFSNGIIVPIMDARRERVFTGIYKWESGGLHIIRENMVIEVDELMKILKERPENIIFNGDGTLVYKDKIIKELGDKSIFAPKHANMARASSIAELTMAQAKEGKTESYLTLVPNYLRESQAQRELDKKNCEVDKNE; via the coding sequence ATGAAAGTATTAGCAATCGATACCTCAAGTACAGTTGCTACAGTAGCTATAATGGATGATGAAAAACTAATAGGAGAATATACGATAAATGATAAAATGACTCACTCTCAAAAGTTAATGCCAATTATAAGGGACATAATGAAAGCTTCTGATTTAAATATAGATGAAATAGATGTGTTTGGAGTTTCAAAAGGACCAGGTTCTTTTACTGGACTTAGAATAGGAATTGCTACAATTAAAAGTTTGGCCCATTCTGTAGAAAAAGATGTAGTTGGGATTTCTACTTTAGATGCATTAGCTTTTAATATACCTTTTAGTAATGGAATAATAGTTCCTATAATGGATGCAAGAAGAGAAAGAGTATTCACAGGAATATACAAATGGGAAAGTGGCGGATTACATATTATAAGAGAAAATATGGTTATAGAAGTTGATGAACTTATGAAGATCTTAAAGGAAAGACCAGAAAATATCATATTTAATGGTGATGGGACATTAGTATATAAAGATAAGATAATAAAGGAACTTGGAGATAAATCTATATTTGCACCAAAGCATGCTAATATGGCTAGGGCGTCATCAATAGCTGAATTAACCATGGCACAAGCTAAGGAAGGAAAAACAGAAAGTTATCTTACATTAGTACCTAATTATTTAAGAGAGTCTCAGGCACAAAGAGAACTTGACAAAAAAAATTGTGAGGTTGATAAAAATGAGTAA
- the tsaE gene encoding tRNA (adenosine(37)-N6)-threonylcarbamoyltransferase complex ATPase subunit type 1 TsaE: MKQLIKITTSSPEETKNIGYRLGKLLKGGEIICMNGDLGAGKTTLTQSIAEGLEVNDYVTSPTFTIVNEYEGRHKLYHFDVYRIGEIDEMYDLGYEEYFYSDGVTIIEWSSMIEEILPKERLNIEIRKGYSSDNRELIINSFGERYDEIIKELKS; the protein is encoded by the coding sequence ATGAAACAATTGATAAAAATTACTACAAGTAGTCCTGAAGAAACTAAAAATATAGGGTATAGACTTGGAAAGCTCCTTAAAGGTGGAGAAATTATATGTATGAATGGAGACTTAGGAGCAGGAAAAACGACATTAACTCAGTCTATAGCAGAAGGACTTGAGGTAAATGACTATGTTACTAGTCCAACATTTACTATAGTAAATGAATATGAAGGAAGACATAAGCTATATCATTTTGATGTCTATAGAATAGGTGAAATAGATGAAATGTATGATTTAGGATATGAAGAGTACTTTTATTCAGATGGAGTTACTATAATAGAATGGTCAAGTATGATAGAAGAGATACTACCTAAAGAGAGATTGAATATAGAAATAAGAAAAGGTTATAGCTCAGATAATAGAGAATTAATTATAAATAGTTTTGGAGAAAGATACGATGAAATAATTAAGGAGTTGAAATCATAA
- a CDS encoding ECF transporter S component — protein MERINKRISTALLTKISVLSVISFLIMYIEVPMWFTPEFLKIDLSDLPALIGSFSLGPIAGVVIELVKNLLKFGLKGTTTLGVGEIANFIVGAIYVWTAGYIYSRSNNFKGAVRGMLFGTIVMSVVASVLNYVFLIPFYAKLYGLPIQAYIDMAKAVNKYVVSFETFIIFGILPFNILKGILVSLVTMPLYKRLGSIISK, from the coding sequence ATGGAAAGGATAAATAAAAGAATTAGTACTGCATTATTAACGAAAATATCAGTATTGTCTGTAATATCATTTTTAATAATGTATATAGAAGTACCTATGTGGTTTACACCGGAGTTTCTTAAAATCGATTTAAGTGATTTACCTGCACTAATAGGTTCATTTTCTTTAGGTCCTATTGCAGGAGTAGTTATTGAACTTGTAAAGAATTTATTGAAGTTTGGACTAAAGGGTACCACTACTTTAGGAGTCGGAGAAATAGCAAACTTCATAGTAGGGGCTATATATGTATGGACAGCAGGATATATATATAGTAGATCAAATAATTTTAAAGGTGCCGTAAGAGGTATGTTATTTGGAACTATAGTAATGAGTGTAGTGGCATCAGTATTAAACTATGTATTTTTAATACCTTTTTATGCTAAATTATATGGATTACCTATTCAAGCATATATAGACATGGCTAAGGCAGTTAATAAGTATGTAGTAAGCTTTGAAACATTTATTATATTTGGAATTTTACCGTTTAATATATTAAAAGGAATTTTGGTGTCACTAGTAACTATGCCTTTATATAAAAGATTAGGGAGTATAATTAGTAAATAA
- a CDS encoding amidohydrolase: MILIKNAKIYKGTGEVIENGSILIDKGKIKEINNNIKVEENVETIDVKGKIVTPGFIDAHCHLGIFEDGIGFEGEDGNEEVDPVTPHLRAIDAINPMDRTFKEAYEGGVTTVATGPGSANVIAGQFAVIKTYGKRIDDMIVKESVAMKVAFGENPKRVYESQKKSPVTRMATAAILRESLFKAKAYVKKVEKNLTTGIDPYEFDMKLDAMSKVINKEIPLKAHVHRADDIFTAIRIAKEFEVGITLDHCTEGHLIADYIKEENICAIVGPSLTDRSKFELKNLTFETPSVLHKAGVKIAIMTDSPVIPLQYLPLCAGLSIKAGLDEETALKAITINPAEILGIEDRVGSIEVGKDADIVVFDGHPLKDIGCNTLLTMINGNIVHREGI, from the coding sequence ATGATACTAATAAAGAATGCTAAAATATACAAAGGAACAGGAGAAGTTATTGAAAATGGAAGTATACTTATAGATAAAGGTAAAATAAAGGAAATCAATAATAATATAAAAGTAGAAGAAAATGTAGAAACTATAGATGTAAAAGGTAAAATAGTTACACCAGGATTCATAGATGCTCACTGTCATCTTGGAATATTTGAAGATGGTATAGGATTTGAAGGAGAAGATGGAAATGAGGAGGTTGATCCTGTTACTCCACATTTAAGAGCAATAGATGCAATAAATCCTATGGACAGAACTTTTAAAGAGGCATATGAAGGTGGGGTTACTACAGTAGCTACAGGTCCTGGCAGTGCTAATGTAATAGCAGGGCAATTTGCTGTTATAAAAACATATGGTAAAAGAATTGATGATATGATAGTAAAGGAATCAGTAGCTATGAAAGTAGCATTTGGAGAAAATCCAAAGAGGGTATACGAGAGTCAAAAAAAATCTCCAGTAACTAGAATGGCTACCGCTGCTATATTAAGAGAAAGTTTATTTAAAGCTAAGGCTTATGTTAAAAAGGTAGAGAAAAATTTAACGACAGGTATAGATCCATATGAATTTGATATGAAGTTAGATGCTATGTCAAAAGTAATAAATAAGGAGATTCCATTAAAAGCTCATGTACATAGAGCTGACGATATATTTACTGCTATAAGAATAGCTAAAGAATTTGAGGTAGGCATTACCTTAGATCACTGTACAGAAGGACATCTCATAGCTGACTATATAAAAGAAGAAAATATATGTGCAATAGTAGGACCGAGCTTAACTGATAGATCTAAGTTTGAACTTAAAAATCTAACTTTTGAAACTCCATCTGTACTTCATAAGGCTGGAGTAAAAATAGCAATTATGACAGATTCTCCAGTAATACCACTTCAATATCTTCCACTATGTGCAGGACTCTCTATAAAAGCAGGTCTAGATGAAGAAACTGCTTTAAAGGCTATAACAATAAATCCAGCTGAAATACTGGGAATAGAAGATAGAGTTGGAAGTATAGAAGTAGGCAAGGATGCAGATATAGTAGTGTTTGATGGACATCCGTTAAAAGATATAGGCTGTAATACACTTTTAACTATGATCAATGGTAATATAGTTCATAGAGAAGGAATATAA
- a CDS encoding response regulator produces MCTNELPKFENIEALVVDDMKEVGKTIGSLLTVLGINSDIENYSSKVESLIKEKEYDIIVCDLAMPVLNGIEVSRIVKSYNKDIKFILMTGWPDDIKNENLETVDVMLQKPCTLEVIASTIDSLINHPT; encoded by the coding sequence ATGTGTACTAACGAACTACCAAAATTTGAAAATATAGAAGCTCTAGTTGTAGATGATATGAAAGAAGTTGGAAAAACAATAGGTTCTCTTTTAACAGTGTTAGGAATAAATTCTGATATAGAAAATTATAGCAGTAAAGTTGAAAGTCTAATTAAAGAGAAGGAATATGATATAATAGTTTGCGATCTTGCTATGCCTGTACTTAATGGAATAGAAGTTTCAAGAATAGTTAAATCATATAATAAAGATATTAAGTTCATACTAATGACAGGTTGGCCAGATGATATAAAAAATGAAAATTTAGAGACCGTAGATGTAATGTTACAGAAACCTTGTACCCTAGAAGTTATAGCATCTACAATTGACAGTTTGATCAATCATCCTACCTAA
- a CDS encoding GAF domain-containing sensor histidine kinase → MIKKVSSLEFESGALCGILSTSLENSPLEILINLVKETMNDDGCIILICNSLRVYTSQKETIKKWGFDYHELVKTRKLTHRLYVDSTFKTREERVNEIKYGLRRCEEEGFKKILTHVHMDKIDTDENSRMLYNFIKDIKEVCKDANMMTFASYEMDNLTEENFYKLIPIHSMLMLSEHEYVYSLDNIRNKESEIFLKYIRSLFIDKKLLYSENKKLELLNELILETSYMTSSDELLNISLKKISDIIGADFGYIINNNKGSIDVISQYNVPNDYLEDVKKIEIEEEDILNILEKGTCIRMADMQGKYAFVSKKYNLNTIIEIPLVFMNGLHIGIMRLFSIRQAYDFYHHVSFLEAVSNTITSLLERQKYVDDNQRKLIMSEKLRVLGELAGGIAHDFNNILTTILGFSQIAMNKLSDSEIKQYIQTIYSSCLDGKSIVEKIQSFSRKNTNVKKEVNCINDIARSAIEMAKPKWKNYYETGGIKFHVIEKLESTSNIHCNQYEIKEVILNIILNAMDAMEKGGTLTIRTYDDDENTIVVEIEDTGSGMTEEVKENLFEPFFSTKGAKGTGLGLSISKNIIYSHGGYIEVHSVPGEGTLFKIYLPKTLEINEK, encoded by the coding sequence TTGATTAAGAAAGTTAGTTCTTTAGAATTCGAATCGGGGGCATTATGTGGAATATTGAGTACAAGTTTGGAAAACAGCCCACTAGAAATATTAATTAACTTAGTTAAAGAAACAATGAATGATGACGGATGTATAATACTTATATGTAATAGTCTTAGAGTGTATACAAGTCAAAAAGAAACTATAAAGAAATGGGGATTTGATTATCACGAACTTGTAAAAACGAGGAAGTTGACACATAGATTATACGTAGATTCTACATTTAAAACTAGAGAAGAAAGAGTAAACGAAATAAAGTACGGATTAAGAAGATGTGAGGAAGAAGGATTCAAAAAAATATTAACTCATGTTCATATGGATAAAATAGATACTGACGAGAATAGCCGAATGTTATATAACTTTATTAAAGATATTAAAGAGGTTTGTAAGGATGCAAATATGATGACTTTTGCAAGTTACGAAATGGACAACCTTACAGAAGAAAACTTTTATAAGCTAATTCCTATACACAGCATGTTAATGTTAAGCGAACATGAGTATGTATACTCTCTAGATAATATAAGAAATAAAGAGAGTGAAATTTTTCTTAAGTACATAAGAAGCTTATTCATTGATAAGAAACTATTATATAGTGAAAATAAGAAACTAGAGCTATTAAATGAACTCATACTAGAAACTTCATATATGACTAGTAGTGATGAGTTACTAAATATTTCTTTAAAGAAAATATCAGACATTATAGGTGCCGATTTTGGATATATAATTAACAATAATAAAGGTAGCATAGATGTAATTTCTCAATACAACGTTCCAAATGATTACTTAGAAGATGTAAAGAAAATAGAAATAGAAGAGGAAGATATTCTGAATATACTAGAAAAGGGTACTTGTATAAGAATGGCTGATATGCAAGGTAAGTATGCTTTTGTAAGTAAAAAGTATAATCTCAATACTATTATAGAAATACCTTTGGTTTTCATGAATGGTTTGCATATAGGTATTATGAGACTATTTTCTATTAGACAAGCTTATGACTTCTACCATCATGTATCATTTTTAGAAGCCGTGTCAAATACTATAACTAGCTTGCTAGAAAGACAAAAATATGTAGATGATAATCAACGAAAATTAATAATGTCTGAAAAGCTTAGAGTACTAGGAGAACTTGCAGGTGGCATAGCACATGATTTTAATAATATACTTACAACTATATTAGGATTTTCTCAGATAGCCATGAATAAATTATCTGATAGTGAAATAAAACAGTATATACAAACTATATATAGTTCTTGTTTAGATGGAAAGTCTATAGTGGAGAAAATACAATCTTTTAGTAGAAAAAATACAAATGTAAAGAAAGAAGTTAATTGTATTAATGATATAGCTAGAAGTGCTATAGAAATGGCTAAACCCAAATGGAAAAATTATTATGAAACTGGTGGAATAAAGTTTCATGTTATAGAAAAGTTAGAGTCAACGAGTAATATACATTGTAATCAATATGAGATAAAAGAAGTAATACTCAATATAATATTAAATGCTATGGATGCCATGGAAAAGGGTGGAACTTTAACAATCAGAACTTATGATGATGATGAGAATACAATAGTTGTAGAAATAGAAGATACTGGATCAGGTATGACTGAAGAAGTAAAAGAGAATTTGTTTGAACCTTTCTTTAGTACAAAAGGAGCTAAAGGAACAGGTCTAGGTCTTAGTATATCTAAAAATATAATTTATAGTCATGGCGGATATATTGAGGTACATAGTGTTCCTGGAGAAGGCACTTTGTTTAAAATTTATTTACCTAAAACACTTGAAATTAATGAAAAATAA
- a CDS encoding Tex family protein produces MDIVSQLVKELNLKQFQVENTIKLIDEGNTIPFIARYRKEQTGELSDVVLRDLYERLTYLRNLENRKEEVIRLIEEQGKLTDELKENILSVDTIQKVEDLYRPFRPKRRTRATIAKEKGLEPLANIILSQDITSGNIDEIASSFLNEDKEVDTIEKAIQGAMDVVAEVISDNAQFRDIIRTIIFNKGLLITSATKEEDNSVYEMYHDFKEPVKNVASHRVLAINRAEKEKAIRVKIESLDEEIIHILKERVITNKDAITTKYLEDSIEDSYKRLIFPSIEREIRSTLTENAEEQAIKVFGKNLKPLLLQSPIKGKVVMGFDPAFRTGCKIAVVDETGKLLEYTTIYPTEPQNKVEESKKTIIEYIEKYGVDIIAIGNGTASRESEMIVADILKDLDKKVYYTIVNEAGASIYSASKVANEEYPDINVSIRGAISIGRRLQDPLAELVKIDPKHVGVGQYQHDLNQGKLDETLRGVVEDCVNSVGVDLNTASVSLLSYISGIAPSVAKNIVKYREETGRFNNRKDLLKVKRLGQATFVQCAGFLRIEDGDNPLDNTSVHPESYDVALKLIKRLGLTENDIKEGKLKNIGTKIQEDELTDLANELKIGLPTLKDIIEELEKPGRDPRDEMPKPIFRTDVLKIEDLRTDMIVTGTIKNVVDFGAFVDIGVKQDGLIHISNLSEKYIKNPMDVVSVGDIVNVRIVEVDKDKSRISLSMKGL; encoded by the coding sequence TTGGATATCGTATCTCAATTAGTGAAAGAATTAAATTTAAAACAATTTCAAGTTGAAAATACTATAAAGCTTATTGATGAAGGTAATACGATTCCTTTCATTGCTAGATATAGAAAAGAACAAACTGGAGAATTAAGTGACGTAGTACTTAGAGATCTTTATGAAAGACTTACTTATCTAAGAAACCTAGAGAATAGAAAAGAAGAAGTTATAAGACTTATTGAAGAACAAGGTAAACTTACAGATGAACTTAAAGAAAATATACTAAGTGTAGATACTATTCAAAAAGTAGAAGACCTATATAGACCTTTTAGACCTAAAAGAAGAACTAGAGCAACTATAGCTAAAGAAAAAGGATTAGAACCTTTAGCAAATATTATATTATCTCAAGATATAACTAGTGGAAACATTGATGAAATTGCATCATCATTTCTAAATGAAGATAAAGAAGTAGATACAATAGAAAAAGCTATACAAGGTGCGATGGATGTAGTTGCAGAGGTAATATCTGATAATGCTCAGTTTAGAGATATAATAAGAACAATCATATTTAATAAAGGATTACTTATAACATCAGCAACTAAAGAAGAAGATAATTCAGTATATGAGATGTATCATGATTTTAAAGAGCCAGTAAAGAATGTAGCAAGCCATAGAGTTCTTGCTATAAATAGAGCTGAAAAAGAAAAGGCTATAAGAGTTAAGATAGAAAGCTTAGATGAGGAAATAATACACATATTAAAAGAAAGAGTAATAACAAATAAAGATGCTATAACTACAAAATATCTAGAAGATAGTATAGAAGATAGCTACAAGAGACTTATATTTCCATCTATAGAAAGAGAAATAAGAAGCACTTTAACAGAGAATGCAGAAGAACAAGCTATAAAAGTATTTGGGAAAAACCTAAAGCCACTTTTACTACAATCTCCTATTAAAGGAAAAGTAGTAATGGGATTTGATCCTGCATTTAGAACAGGCTGTAAGATAGCTGTAGTAGACGAAACAGGAAAACTTTTAGAATATACTACTATATATCCTACAGAACCTCAAAACAAAGTAGAAGAATCTAAAAAAACTATTATAGAATATATAGAAAAATATGGAGTAGATATTATAGCTATAGGAAATGGTACAGCTTCTAGGGAGTCTGAAATGATAGTTGCTGATATTTTAAAGGATTTAGACAAGAAGGTTTACTATACTATAGTTAATGAAGCTGGGGCTTCAATATATTCAGCTTCTAAGGTTGCAAATGAAGAATACCCAGATATAAACGTATCTATAAGAGGTGCTATATCTATAGGTAGAAGATTACAAGATCCATTAGCGGAGCTTGTAAAAATAGATCCAAAACACGTAGGAGTAGGTCAATATCAACATGATTTAAATCAAGGTAAGCTTGATGAAACACTAAGAGGAGTTGTAGAAGACTGTGTAAACAGCGTAGGTGTAGACTTAAATACTGCTTCAGTTTCATTATTAAGCTATATTTCAGGGATAGCTCCAAGTGTAGCCAAAAATATAGTAAAATATAGAGAAGAAACAGGAAGGTTTAATAATAGAAAAGACCTTTTAAAAGTTAAAAGACTAGGACAAGCTACATTTGTACAATGTGCTGGTTTTTTAAGAATAGAAGATGGAGATAATCCACTAGATAATACATCAGTCCATCCAGAATCATATGATGTAGCACTTAAACTTATAAAAAGACTAGGACTTACAGAAAATGATATAAAAGAAGGAAAGCTAAAAAACATAGGTACTAAAATACAAGAAGATGAACTTACAGATTTAGCAAATGAACTTAAAATAGGACTTCCAACGTTAAAAGATATAATAGAAGAACTTGAAAAGCCAGGTAGAGATCCGAGAGATGAAATGCCAAAACCTATATTTAGAACAGACGTATTAAAAATTGAAGATTTAAGAACAGATATGATAGTTACAGGCACTATCAAAAATGTTGTAGATTTTGGGGCTTTTGTAGATATAGGGGTAAAACAAGATGGGCTTATTCATATTTCAAACTTAAGTGAAAAGTATATTAAAAATCCAATGGATGTAGTATCTGTAGGGGATATAGTTAATGTTAGAATAGTAGAAGTAGATAAGGATAAAAGTAGAATATCATTAAGTATGAAAGGTTTGTAA